One genomic segment of Polyangiaceae bacterium includes these proteins:
- a CDS encoding protein kinase, translating into MISSFEPGARMGGRFVIEREVGRGGAGVVYRAYDQQTKGPVALKVLQAEAGDVPEEEERLRHEADLLGELRHPGIVRMVASGVLDETGQPYVAMEWLEGEDVTTRQRRAPLTLRQAVQLAASVSDALGAAHDLGVVHRDIKPGNIFLCRPLSGNDADIVAPKLVDFGVAAKSDLSISRSGDVVGTPAYMAPEQARGDAPIDVRCDVYSLGATLFELLTGRPPHVGPTKIATLARLVTTPAPRLSDLRRDVPAALDELVHRMLATNPDDRPHDMREVGEVLKQALQEASDAPPRHATPSEPVMSSRLGSSASRLVTSIVALRFENGSARDRALDHLKERGADAVPLGPEALVAHLGATRATGTEAVAALDLGRRLARAGAQVGVASGRARMSLSRRDGSAHPVGEVVDRASALAREASPGMVLADVTTSELGRGRYEFKTRDDGAAVVGEQVRGPRAERVGGAPFVGREAEVAQVVNAFERVCSDATPVLVSITGPPGIGKTRLRREVIARLAASAEAPFVIVQRSEAYGRGHALGAAADILRAIISLPKGATSKEAEQAIVSRLGPSTVSDLTSRNREILARLLANESLPEGLDPRGARDVLWLAMTDLVAQVTAGQPTIIVTEDLQWADPESIGWLDHLLGRTSMRPLMIVSLMRPGFWQENEDRFNTRAHVSLELRPISPKAVRAIVRAVLGDVADDATVERIAAQAGGSPLFAEELARVTAGGRASLQAPTIESVIQVSLDALDEECRDAVGRLSVFGLSVWDTGLEAMGLSRAEGLMKELAAAEVLVEQEVSRFPGAREWVFKHALVREVAYKSLGERERRELHVLAARWLATMGEDAATVAGHFELGEQPSLAAEHWSRAAQRALAANALADALTMAERALAHSEDKATAFRRAAYLDEAYTRLDPRAADRETAISALEENVHDEASEVRARGARARFDDARGTGLDVSERLAETRDRAAELELREEEARCSAALAARLAFAGAFAEAEAEAARLLDLAKHHAEASAAVDGWQTLAIVRQTRGELTSALDARRNAVAAARDAGLKEREAMLMTNLGFALTTIGARQEARGALSTGLSLADAIGSSGATRHAQMNLLGWTATFGTEKVLDASLAGPRADADAAATGYWASPDRANLGLLFYRGCEHLRTRVPTALQKARSLLATAAEGYRSTQNRDVLAVALGMWSEAERRAGDATRALELADEAAALIEAGAPSLLNESPVFVALHDALLELNRPDDAKRAISRGLSPLERRLEGLLGTPYARLFLTELPYNAALLAWAEQYGSVPERIQRLLEG; encoded by the coding sequence GTGATCTCGAGCTTCGAACCCGGTGCCCGCATGGGCGGAAGATTCGTCATCGAGCGCGAGGTAGGGCGCGGCGGGGCGGGTGTGGTGTACCGCGCCTACGACCAGCAGACGAAAGGCCCCGTTGCGCTGAAGGTGCTCCAAGCCGAGGCCGGCGACGTCCCCGAAGAGGAGGAACGCCTGCGGCACGAGGCGGACTTGCTGGGCGAGCTGCGCCACCCTGGGATCGTGCGCATGGTGGCGTCGGGAGTGCTCGACGAAACCGGGCAACCCTACGTGGCCATGGAGTGGCTGGAGGGAGAAGACGTCACGACGCGGCAGCGGCGCGCGCCGCTCACGCTGCGCCAAGCGGTGCAACTCGCCGCCAGCGTGTCCGACGCGCTCGGCGCCGCCCACGATCTGGGCGTGGTGCATCGTGACATCAAGCCAGGCAACATCTTCTTGTGCCGTCCGCTCTCTGGCAACGACGCAGACATCGTTGCTCCCAAGTTGGTGGACTTTGGCGTAGCAGCGAAGTCGGACCTGAGCATCAGCCGCTCTGGCGACGTCGTCGGGACCCCGGCCTACATGGCTCCCGAACAAGCTCGTGGCGATGCACCCATCGACGTGCGTTGCGACGTCTATTCCCTGGGCGCCACGCTGTTCGAGCTGCTGACGGGGCGTCCACCTCACGTCGGCCCCACGAAAATCGCGACCCTGGCGCGCTTGGTCACCACGCCGGCGCCCCGCCTTTCGGACTTGCGACGCGACGTGCCCGCCGCGCTGGACGAGCTGGTGCATCGCATGTTGGCGACCAATCCCGACGATCGGCCCCACGACATGCGAGAGGTCGGCGAAGTGCTGAAGCAGGCCTTGCAGGAGGCGTCGGATGCGCCGCCACGCCACGCCACGCCCAGCGAACCGGTGATGAGTTCGCGCTTGGGCTCCAGTGCGTCACGGCTGGTGACGAGCATCGTCGCGCTGCGCTTCGAGAATGGCTCGGCCCGCGACCGCGCCCTGGATCACCTGAAGGAGCGCGGCGCCGATGCCGTGCCCCTCGGACCCGAAGCCCTGGTGGCGCACTTGGGTGCGACCCGCGCCACGGGCACCGAAGCCGTGGCGGCGCTGGATCTGGGGCGTCGCCTGGCAAGAGCCGGCGCACAGGTCGGTGTCGCCAGCGGACGCGCTCGGATGAGCTTGTCTCGTCGCGACGGCTCTGCGCATCCCGTAGGGGAAGTCGTCGACCGCGCAAGTGCTCTGGCGCGCGAAGCCTCCCCGGGAATGGTGCTGGCGGACGTCACCACCAGTGAGCTGGGCCGCGGGCGATACGAGTTCAAGACCCGCGACGATGGCGCCGCCGTGGTGGGGGAGCAAGTGCGCGGCCCCCGCGCCGAACGCGTCGGCGGGGCACCTTTCGTCGGCCGCGAAGCGGAAGTTGCACAAGTCGTCAACGCCTTCGAACGGGTCTGTTCCGACGCGACTCCGGTGCTGGTCAGCATCACGGGACCACCCGGCATCGGCAAGACACGTTTGCGCCGCGAAGTGATCGCGCGACTGGCCGCGAGCGCTGAAGCACCCTTCGTCATCGTGCAGCGAAGCGAGGCCTACGGCCGCGGACACGCGCTAGGTGCCGCGGCAGACATTCTGCGAGCGATCATCAGTCTGCCCAAAGGCGCCACTTCCAAGGAAGCGGAGCAAGCCATCGTGTCGCGACTGGGACCTTCCACGGTCAGCGACTTGACGAGTAGGAATCGCGAGATCCTCGCGCGCCTGTTGGCCAACGAGTCCCTGCCCGAGGGCCTGGACCCACGCGGCGCCCGCGACGTTTTGTGGTTGGCAATGACGGACTTGGTGGCACAGGTCACTGCCGGGCAGCCGACGATCATCGTCACCGAAGACTTGCAGTGGGCCGACCCCGAGAGCATTGGTTGGCTGGATCACTTGCTGGGTCGAACCAGCATGAGACCGCTCATGATCGTGTCGCTGATGCGGCCCGGCTTCTGGCAAGAGAACGAGGACCGCTTCAACACGCGCGCCCACGTCTCCCTGGAGCTGCGCCCGATATCGCCGAAGGCAGTGCGCGCGATCGTTCGAGCCGTGCTGGGCGACGTCGCCGACGACGCGACTGTGGAGCGCATCGCGGCACAGGCGGGCGGATCGCCGCTGTTCGCCGAGGAGCTAGCCCGGGTCACCGCGGGTGGCCGCGCTAGTCTGCAGGCTCCGACGATCGAATCCGTGATTCAGGTGAGCCTCGACGCCCTGGACGAAGAATGCCGCGACGCCGTGGGCCGCCTTTCCGTATTCGGCCTCTCGGTGTGGGACACGGGCCTCGAAGCCATGGGCTTGTCTCGCGCCGAAGGGCTTATGAAGGAGTTGGCCGCCGCGGAAGTGCTGGTGGAGCAAGAGGTCTCGCGCTTTCCCGGTGCTCGGGAGTGGGTGTTCAAACATGCCCTGGTGCGGGAGGTCGCCTACAAGTCCCTGGGCGAACGCGAGCGCCGCGAGTTGCATGTTCTGGCGGCGCGCTGGCTCGCCACCATGGGCGAGGACGCCGCCACCGTCGCCGGGCACTTCGAGTTGGGCGAGCAGCCCTCCCTCGCGGCGGAACACTGGTCACGGGCCGCACAGCGTGCTCTCGCCGCCAACGCACTTGCCGACGCGTTGACCATGGCGGAGCGCGCCTTGGCGCACTCCGAAGACAAGGCGACGGCCTTTCGCCGCGCAGCGTATCTGGACGAAGCTTACACGCGCCTGGATCCCCGCGCCGCGGATCGAGAAACGGCGATCTCCGCCCTGGAGGAAAACGTCCACGACGAAGCCAGCGAAGTGCGCGCGCGCGGGGCCCGCGCGCGCTTCGACGACGCACGGGGAACGGGACTGGACGTCAGCGAACGGCTGGCGGAAACGCGGGATCGCGCGGCGGAGCTCGAGCTGCGCGAGGAAGAGGCGCGTTGCAGCGCAGCACTCGCCGCTCGCCTCGCATTTGCCGGAGCTTTTGCCGAAGCCGAAGCCGAAGCAGCACGCCTGCTGGACTTGGCGAAGCATCATGCCGAGGCCAGCGCCGCGGTGGACGGCTGGCAGACCCTGGCCATCGTGCGCCAGACTCGTGGCGAACTCACCTCCGCCTTGGACGCGCGGCGCAACGCCGTCGCAGCCGCACGCGACGCGGGCTTGAAGGAACGCGAAGCGATGCTGATGACGAACCTCGGCTTCGCGCTCACGACCATTGGCGCACGCCAAGAGGCACGCGGCGCCCTGAGCACGGGGCTGTCCCTGGCGGACGCCATCGGCAGCTCCGGCGCGACGCGCCACGCGCAAATGAATCTGCTCGGCTGGACCGCGACCTTTGGCACGGAAAAGGTGCTGGACGCGAGCCTGGCCGGGCCACGCGCGGACGCGGACGCCGCCGCCACCGGGTACTGGGCGTCGCCTGACCGCGCCAACTTGGGACTGCTCTTCTACCGCGGTTGCGAGCATTTGCGCACTCGTGTCCCGACTGCGTTGCAGAAGGCACGCTCGCTGCTTGCCACCGCGGCCGAAGGCTACCGTTCGACCCAGAACCGCGACGTGCTCGCGGTCGCGCTGGGCATGTGGTCCGAGGCAGAGCGACGGGCGGGAGACGCGACGCGTGCGCTGGAGCTGGCCGACGAGGCCGCTGCCCTGATCGAAGCAGGCGCCCCCAGCTTGCTGAACGAGTCGCCGGTGTTCGTCGCCCTCCACGACGCCCTGCTCGAGCTCAATCGTCCGGACGACGCCAAGCGCGCCATCAGCCGCGGTCTATCGCCGCTCGAACGTCGCCTGGAAGGCCTGTTGGGCACGCCCTACGCGCGCCTTTTCCTGACTGAGCTTCCCTACAACGCGGCGCTGTTGGCCTGGGCTGAACAGTACGGCTCAGTGCCCGAGCGCATCCAACGCTTGCTCGAAGGCTAG
- a CDS encoding aminotransferase class I/II-fold pyridoxal phosphate-dependent enzyme, whose product MTARNWPFPRAEALPTYAFVATDAVKARAVAAGAQLIDLGLGNPDRPTPPSIVEQLHQAADVGKNHRYHPGRGLPALRKGIADWYQRRHSVSLDIDKEVIVTMGAKEGISHLCLAILDRGDTALVPDPCYPIHKGAPLIAGAEAIAYPVRADLPPARALEQALKGVKPKLVIINYPHNPTGQIIDKASLREVVQVVQRSGAMLLSDLAYADLDFENRYAPSIFDCGLDPEEVKSFAVEVFSMSKSYNMPGWRIAFMVGNAPMIAALAHLKTYMDYGTFMPLQHAAAWALEHGDGLVDEIRELYRTRATALVAGLRDAGFGDVPEPSGTMFVWSKLPPKLAGMTSLEATSELIEKAHVAVAPGTGFGAEGEGYVRFALIEDPPRIDEACRRLKSFLA is encoded by the coding sequence GTGACCGCTCGAAATTGGCCGTTTCCTCGTGCAGAAGCTCTCCCGACTTACGCCTTCGTAGCCACGGACGCCGTCAAGGCGCGTGCCGTCGCTGCGGGTGCCCAGCTCATCGATCTGGGGCTCGGCAATCCCGATCGACCGACGCCGCCGAGCATCGTGGAGCAGCTGCACCAGGCAGCGGATGTGGGCAAGAACCACCGCTATCACCCAGGGCGAGGACTTCCCGCCCTGCGCAAAGGAATTGCAGACTGGTATCAGCGCCGCCACAGCGTGAGCTTGGACATCGACAAGGAGGTGATCGTGACCATGGGGGCCAAGGAGGGCATCAGCCACTTGTGCCTTGCGATCCTCGACCGTGGCGACACGGCCTTGGTGCCCGATCCCTGCTACCCGATTCACAAGGGGGCGCCGCTGATCGCCGGTGCCGAAGCAATCGCCTATCCCGTGCGCGCCGACTTGCCTCCCGCGCGAGCGCTCGAGCAGGCATTGAAGGGCGTCAAGCCCAAGCTCGTCATCATCAACTATCCGCACAATCCAACGGGGCAGATCATCGACAAGGCCAGCCTCCGCGAGGTGGTGCAAGTGGTGCAGCGCTCCGGGGCGATGCTGCTCTCGGACCTGGCCTACGCGGATCTGGACTTCGAGAATCGCTACGCACCGAGCATCTTCGACTGCGGACTCGACCCCGAGGAGGTCAAGAGCTTCGCCGTCGAGGTCTTCAGCATGTCGAAGAGCTACAACATGCCAGGCTGGCGCATCGCGTTCATGGTCGGCAATGCGCCGATGATCGCCGCGCTGGCGCACTTGAAGACCTACATGGACTACGGCACCTTCATGCCCTTGCAGCACGCGGCGGCGTGGGCCCTCGAACACGGCGACGGGCTGGTGGACGAGATTCGTGAACTCTACCGAACGCGCGCAACGGCGCTGGTGGCCGGGCTCCGTGATGCTGGCTTCGGTGACGTGCCGGAACCGAGCGGCACGATGTTCGTGTGGTCCAAGTTGCCGCCGAAGCTGGCGGGAATGACGAGCTTGGAGGCGACCAGCGAGCTGATCGAGAAGGCGCACGTGGCCGTCGCGCCCGGAACTGGATTCGGCGCGGAGGGTGAGGGCTACGTGCGCTTCGCGTTGATCGAGGATCCACCGCGGATCGACGAAGCCTGTCGACGACTCAAGTCCTTCCTGGCGTGA
- a CDS encoding MoxR family ATPase produces the protein MTFAIFSGTKSYITDPSLEAAVNAALALERPLLVKGEPGTGKTLLATAIAEGLGHPMIHWPVKSTTRAQDGLYVYDTVQRLYDARFGDAGPEGVRDIRRYIKHGPLGQALASEKRVVLLIDEVDKADLEFPNDLLHELDRMRFYISETREEIVARHRPVVVITSNNEKELPDAFLRRCVFHFIDFPDPELMKRIVRVHHPEVDDGLVDQAIGAFFDLRGVPRLRKKPSTSELIDWIAVLAKAGVGEDRIRNELPFGSVLIKKEQDQAVLTEHRSGRGRRW, from the coding sequence ATGACCTTCGCGATCTTCTCCGGAACCAAGAGCTACATCACCGATCCTTCCCTGGAGGCTGCGGTCAACGCCGCGCTCGCTCTGGAGCGACCTCTCTTGGTGAAAGGCGAGCCTGGCACGGGCAAGACTCTGCTGGCCACGGCCATCGCCGAAGGCCTGGGACACCCGATGATCCACTGGCCCGTGAAGTCCACCACGCGAGCGCAGGACGGACTCTACGTGTACGACACGGTGCAGCGCCTCTACGACGCGCGATTCGGCGACGCGGGGCCCGAGGGCGTGCGGGACATTCGCCGCTACATCAAGCACGGGCCTCTGGGTCAGGCGCTCGCCTCCGAGAAGCGCGTGGTGCTGCTGATCGACGAAGTGGACAAGGCCGACCTCGAGTTTCCCAACGACCTGCTGCACGAGCTGGATCGGATGCGGTTCTACATCTCGGAGACTCGCGAGGAGATCGTCGCTCGCCACCGCCCCGTGGTCGTCATCACCAGCAACAACGAGAAGGAACTGCCCGATGCCTTCCTGCGTCGCTGCGTGTTCCACTTCATCGACTTTCCGGATCCGGAGCTGATGAAGCGCATCGTGCGCGTGCATCACCCAGAGGTGGACGACGGGCTGGTCGATCAAGCCATCGGGGCCTTCTTCGACCTACGCGGCGTGCCACGCCTGCGCAAAAAGCCCAGCACCAGCGAGCTCATCGACTGGATTGCCGTCTTGGCCAAAGCGGGGGTGGGGGAGGACCGCATCCGCAACGAGCTGCCCTTTGGCAGCGTGCTGATCAAGAAAGAGCAGGACCAGGCCGTGCTCACCGAGCACCGCTCCGGTCGCGGCCGACGCTGGTAG
- a CDS encoding arginine N-succinyltransferase, with protein sequence MRFEIRGALLSDEAELVKLAHYLNSVNLPHDRAYIRSLLEHSERSFSGAIASPPHRKYVFLIWDHEQASAVGTSMIVAQLGRRDAPYIYLDVIDEEKYSRLLDKHFHHTALRLGFSYNGPTEIGGLVVAPEYRAAREKLGLQISYVRFLFIAMHRALFRDEILAELLPPLEPDGTSHLWEALGRRFTDMSYADADRLSSENKEFIRDLFPTGLIYASVLSPDAQGVIGKVGTQTRGVEKMLRRIGFRYADRVDPFDGGPHFVAPAEEISLIQNARVARVAALLDTEPEGPAALIGRNHDGPPYYRAVASAVREDEAGLSVPKDAARRLQVDVGDDVHYLALR encoded by the coding sequence ATGCGCTTCGAAATCCGCGGCGCGCTGCTTTCCGACGAGGCGGAACTCGTCAAGCTGGCGCATTACCTGAACAGCGTCAACCTGCCGCATGACCGCGCCTACATCCGGTCCCTGTTGGAGCACAGCGAGCGCAGCTTCTCTGGCGCCATCGCCAGCCCACCTCACCGCAAGTACGTCTTCCTGATCTGGGATCACGAGCAGGCGAGCGCCGTCGGCACGAGCATGATCGTCGCGCAACTGGGTCGACGAGATGCGCCCTACATCTACTTGGACGTCATCGACGAAGAGAAGTACTCGCGCTTGCTCGACAAGCATTTCCATCACACCGCGCTCCGGCTCGGCTTCTCCTACAACGGCCCGACGGAGATCGGCGGCTTGGTCGTCGCGCCGGAGTATCGCGCTGCGCGTGAGAAGCTGGGGCTCCAGATCTCCTACGTGCGCTTCCTATTCATCGCCATGCATCGGGCCTTGTTCCGAGACGAGATCCTAGCCGAGCTGCTCCCTCCGCTCGAGCCGGACGGAACCAGTCACCTGTGGGAAGCGTTGGGCAGACGCTTCACCGACATGAGCTATGCCGACGCCGACCGCCTCTCCAGCGAGAACAAGGAGTTCATTCGCGACCTGTTCCCCACGGGCCTCATCTACGCATCAGTGCTGAGTCCGGACGCCCAAGGCGTGATTGGCAAGGTCGGGACCCAAACCCGCGGCGTGGAGAAAATGCTGCGTCGCATCGGTTTTCGCTATGCCGACCGCGTGGATCCCTTCGACGGGGGCCCCCACTTCGTCGCGCCGGCAGAGGAAATCTCGCTGATCCAGAACGCGCGCGTGGCGCGAGTCGCGGCCCTTCTGGACACCGAGCCGGAGGGGCCCGCGGCGTTGATCGGGCGCAATCACGACGGCCCGCCCTACTACCGCGCCGTAGCGTCGGCCGTGCGCGAGGACGAGGCGGGACTCAGCGTGCCGAAAGACGCTGCGCGACGACTCCAGGTCGACGTTGGCGACGACGTGCACTACCTAGCACTGCGCTAG
- a CDS encoding ABC transporter ATP-binding protein has product MTEASSERSAAPNKADQALVEIKDLHKSFEHMGRTLHVLKGIDLSIYPGQILSIVGPSGAGKSTLLHCIGTLDLPTSGSIRFGGEELTTMNQARLAAVRNRDIGFVFQFHHLLPEFTALENVMLPGLIQGRARKEMQDRATALLDGVGLKDRATHRPGELSGGEQQRVAVARALALGPRLVLADEPTGNLDSATSEAIHELFFKINEDFGTTIVVVTHNPAFAESMPRVVRMKDGRVEKDDKGHHSEERAARASEVDVAESA; this is encoded by the coding sequence ATGACCGAAGCCAGCTCAGAGCGCTCAGCAGCGCCAAACAAGGCCGACCAGGCTTTGGTGGAAATCAAGGATCTGCACAAGAGCTTCGAGCACATGGGGAGGACGCTGCACGTGCTCAAGGGCATCGACCTGAGCATCTACCCCGGGCAGATCCTGAGCATCGTCGGACCCTCGGGCGCCGGCAAGAGCACGCTGCTGCACTGCATCGGAACTCTCGATCTCCCGACCAGCGGCAGCATTCGTTTTGGTGGGGAAGAGCTGACCACCATGAACCAGGCGCGTCTCGCCGCGGTGCGTAATCGGGACATCGGCTTCGTGTTTCAGTTCCACCACCTGCTGCCGGAGTTCACCGCGCTGGAGAACGTGATGCTGCCCGGCTTGATTCAGGGTCGAGCTCGCAAAGAAATGCAGGATCGGGCCACGGCTCTTCTCGACGGCGTGGGGCTGAAGGACCGCGCCACCCATCGTCCCGGCGAGCTCTCGGGCGGTGAGCAGCAGCGCGTGGCGGTGGCCAGAGCCCTCGCCCTCGGGCCGCGCTTGGTGCTCGCTGACGAGCCCACGGGCAACCTGGACAGCGCGACCAGTGAGGCCATCCACGAGCTGTTCTTCAAGATCAACGAAGACTTCGGTACGACCATCGTCGTGGTGACCCACAACCCCGCCTTCGCCGAGAGCATGCCCCGCGTGGTGCGCATGAAGGACGGGCGCGTCGAGAAAGACGACAAGGGACATCACAGCGAAGAGCGCGCAGCCCGCGCCAGCGAAGTCGACGTCGCCGAGAGCGCTTGA
- a CDS encoding ABC transporter permease gives MQPAGPAPEVPESLPMQLWAAIGLPGRLAVILILATLVITGVVWGLKRLGRRGRRSLLWGITGVCGVGVLTLGAWAAKLPEPRGSAFILWHQIVRIGAALSGTGFVIGFMALALPWLLDRVEGGGFIPFVAVRHVRASKSGFLTVISFLSIAGVGVSAFALCAVVSVMGGFGADLKRKILGNNAHMKVEAPSHGGFAEWKPLLETVRGVPGVRAATPVVSGEAMASSTSNRGGTLIRGIEPDSIGKVIDLVQNIEIGKFEYLLDPQQLTNLPPDTVIGMSRTGEKFTKGPNIRPYFDKDKPRTEPVHPGIIVGRELAKSLHLYLGDEVTLVSPLGDLGPMGVLPRTRRFRVAAIFYSGMYEYDSSHVYMRMQDAQEFLDLGTKVTGIEIKVDKPEAVDQVTPLVHQAVGQDLKVRDWKETNKNLFSALKLEKIATFIILSIAIAVASFCIICTLLLMVTEKSKEIAIMKAIGASDRAILRVFMSEGIIIGSIGTVFGVITGLVTVLGLLWFGVRLDPDVYYVDRLPISVDPVDYTLVALAAMVITTLATIYPALAASRLRPVDGIRYE, from the coding sequence ATGCAGCCCGCCGGACCCGCCCCCGAAGTACCCGAGAGCTTGCCCATGCAGCTCTGGGCCGCCATCGGGCTACCTGGCAGACTGGCGGTGATCCTGATCCTCGCGACGCTGGTGATCACCGGCGTCGTGTGGGGACTGAAGCGTCTGGGACGCCGTGGGCGTCGGAGTCTGCTCTGGGGCATCACCGGTGTCTGCGGCGTCGGCGTGCTGACCCTCGGGGCCTGGGCTGCGAAGCTGCCTGAACCGCGCGGCAGCGCGTTCATCCTCTGGCATCAGATCGTTCGCATCGGCGCAGCGCTGTCCGGAACGGGGTTCGTGATCGGCTTCATGGCACTGGCGCTGCCTTGGCTGCTCGATCGCGTGGAGGGTGGCGGCTTCATTCCCTTCGTGGCGGTGCGCCATGTCCGCGCGAGCAAGAGCGGCTTCCTCACCGTCATTTCTTTCTTGAGCATCGCCGGCGTGGGCGTCAGTGCTTTCGCGCTGTGCGCCGTAGTGAGTGTGATGGGCGGCTTCGGGGCCGACCTCAAGCGCAAGATCCTGGGCAACAACGCCCACATGAAGGTGGAAGCGCCGAGCCACGGCGGTTTTGCGGAGTGGAAGCCCTTGCTCGAGACCGTGCGCGGCGTGCCGGGGGTGCGGGCGGCGACGCCCGTGGTGAGCGGGGAAGCGATGGCGTCGAGCACCTCGAATCGTGGTGGCACGCTGATCCGCGGTATCGAGCCCGACAGCATCGGCAAGGTCATCGACCTGGTGCAGAACATCGAGATCGGCAAGTTCGAGTATCTGCTCGACCCCCAGCAACTGACGAACCTACCGCCAGACACGGTGATCGGCATGAGCCGCACCGGTGAGAAGTTCACGAAAGGGCCGAACATTCGTCCCTACTTCGACAAGGACAAGCCGCGCACGGAGCCCGTGCACCCCGGGATCATCGTCGGTCGCGAGCTGGCGAAGAGCCTGCACTTGTACTTGGGAGACGAGGTGACGCTGGTGTCGCCCCTCGGGGATCTGGGGCCGATGGGCGTTCTGCCGCGCACCCGACGCTTTCGTGTGGCGGCGATCTTCTACAGCGGCATGTACGAGTACGATTCCAGTCACGTCTACATGCGCATGCAAGACGCCCAGGAGTTTCTGGATCTCGGCACCAAGGTGACGGGCATCGAGATCAAGGTCGACAAGCCCGAAGCCGTGGACCAGGTGACCCCCCTGGTGCACCAAGCCGTGGGACAAGACTTGAAAGTGCGAGACTGGAAGGAAACGAACAAGAATCTCTTCTCTGCGCTGAAACTGGAGAAGATCGCGACCTTCATCATCTTGAGCATCGCCATCGCGGTGGCCAGCTTCTGCATCATCTGCACGCTGCTGCTGATGGTGACCGAGAAGAGCAAGGAAATCGCCATCATGAAGGCCATTGGCGCCAGCGACCGCGCCATCCTGCGCGTGTTCATGAGCGAGGGCATCATCATTGGCAGCATCGGCACCGTGTTCGGCGTGATCACGGGGCTGGTGACGGTGCTGGGCTTGCTCTGGTTCGGCGTGCGGTTGGACCCAGACGTCTACTACGTCGACCGGCTGCCCATCTCTGTCGACCCCGTCGACTACACGTTGGTGGCGCTGGCGGCCATGGTCATCACCACCCTGGCCACCATTTATCCGGCCCTGGCCGCCAGTCGCTTGCGCCCGGTGGACGGCATACGTTACGAGTAG